A part of Gambusia affinis linkage group LG19, SWU_Gaff_1.0, whole genome shotgun sequence genomic DNA contains:
- the LOC122821849 gene encoding forkhead box protein K2-like — protein sequence MAVQVSGSSGPIARLEGREFEYMMKKRSVTIGRNSSQGSVDVSMGHSSFISRRHLEIFTASDDGTGSGDFYLRCLGKNGVFVDGVFLRRGAPPLQLPRMCTFRFPSTNIKINFTALSSGKKAKREAPESPVKPVQPQISPLTINIPDNIAHLMSPLPSPTGTISAANSCPSSPRGAGSSGYRMGGRMVSSVELQLINDNSQPENDKEASGGDSPKDDSKPPYSYAQLIVQAITLAQDKQLTLNGIYNHITKNYPYYRTADKGWQNSIRHNLSLNRYFIKVARSQEEPGKGSFWRIDPSSEAKLIEQAFRKRRPRGVPCFRTPHGPLSSRSAPASPNHSGVLSAHSSGVQTPDSLSREGSPVPLEPDTPSAPPPVPTAAVQPKLAVIQEARFAQNTSGSPVSSQPVLIAVQRQLPQTIKPVTYTMASPVSTSSSQPAVQTVHVLQQIPAGSTVIAQPAAIIKSEPQENGEHTEVKVKVEAVPSIGSLGASSRIIQSSQSAAPLQTVTIVQQAPVGQHQLPIKAITQNGTHSLTTALQAPSSSAPAAASPLHLLATHASALLPTKRQNGDQLTGEQPDAKRGKPEEVTPAVAVETDSPAAGDQPN from the exons ATGGCTGTTCAAGTTAGCGGATCGTCTGGGCCGATTGCCCGGCTAGAGGGCCGTGAATTCGAATACATGATGAAGAAGCGCTCGGTGACCATCGGCCGGAACTCCTCTCAGGGCTCCGTGGACGTGAGCATGGGCCACTCGAGCTTCATCTCTCGGCGGCATCTGGAGATATTCACGGCCAGCGACGACGGCACCGGCAGCGGGGACTTCTACCTGAGGTGTCTGGGTAAAAACGGGGTGTTTGTGGACGGAGTGTTCCTAAGACGGGGCGCCCCTCCTCTGCAGCTACCACGAAT GTGCACATTCAGGTTTCCCAGCACCAACATCAAGATCAACTTCACGGCGCTGTCCAGCGGGAAGAAGGCCAAGCGAGAGGCGCCAGAGTCCCCAGTGAAACCAGTACAGCCTCAGATCTCCCCACTTACCATCAACATTCCAGACAACATCGCTCACCTGATGAGCCCGCTGCCGTCGCCCACCGGCACCATCAG CGCTGCTAACTCCTGCCCCTCCAGCCCCCGGGGGGCGGGCTCCTCGGGCTACAGGATGGGGGGCCGCATGGTCAGCTCCgtggagctgcagctcatcaaCGACAACTCGCAGCCGGAGAACGACAAAGAGGCCTCCGGGGGGGACAGTCCCAAG GACGACTCCAAGCCGCCGTATTCCTATGCACAGCTGATCGTTCAGGCCATAACTCTGGCGCAGGACAAGCAGCTCACACTAAACGGAATCTACAATCACATCACCAAGAACTATCCGTACTACAGGACCGCCGACAAGGGCTGGCAG AACTCGATCCGTCACAACCTGTCGCTGAACCGATACTTCATCAAAGTGGCGCGGTCGCAGGAAGAGCCGGGGAAAGGTTCGTTCTGGAGGATAGACCCGTCGTCGGAGGCCAAGCTCATCGAACAGGCCTTCAGGAAACGACGGCCCCGCGGGGTCCCCTGCTTCCGGACCCCACATGGACCCCTCTCCTCCAG GAGCGCTCCAGCGTCCCCCAATCACTCCGGGGTGCTCTCCGCTCACTCCAGCGGGGTGCAGACCCCGGACAGTCTGTCCCGGGAGGGCTCCCCGGTGCCCCTGGAGCCGGACACGCCCTCCGCCCCCCCTCCGGTTCCCACCGCCGCCGTCCAGCCCAAACTGGCGGTCATCCAGGAAGCACGCTTTGCACAAAACACATCAG GCTCCCCGGTCAGCAGCCAGCCGGTCCTCATAGCGGTCCAGCGCCAGTTACCTCAGACCATCAAGCCAGTGACTTACACCATGGCGTCCCCAGTGAGCACCAGCAGCTCCCAGCCCGCCGTCCAGACCGTCCACGTCCTGCAGCAGATCCCGGCCGGCTCCACCGTCATCGCCCAGCCGGCCGCCATCATCAAGAGCGAACCGCAGGAGAACGGGGAGCACACGGAGGTCAAAG TGAAAGTGGAGGCGGTTCCCAGCATCGGTTCTTTGGGCGCCTCCAGTCGCATCATCCAGAGCTCCCAGTCGGCGGCGCCGCTGCAGACGGTCACCATCGTGCAGCAGGCGCCGGTGGGTCAGCACCAGCTGCCCATCAAGGCCATCACCCAGAACGGCACCCACAGCCTGACCACCGCCCTGCAGGCGCCCTCCAGCTCAG CCCCGGCCGCCGCCAGCCCCCTCCACCTGCTGGCCACCCACGCCTCCGCCTTGCTCCCCACCAAGCGGCAGAACGGAGACCAGCTGACGGGGGAGCAGCCGGACGCCAAGCGAGGGAAACCCGAGGAGGTAACGCCCGCCGTCGCCGTGGAGACGGACTCGCCAGCAGCCGGAGACCAACCCAACTAG
- the LOC122821976 gene encoding transmembrane protein 238, translating to MKDPGQSKASARSEAPSMALLQRFGTCLPFLLLAVTFDILGLVLLFVGIFGDLRIDGLFYGDFLIYSGSLVIFTSLACWLMWYVGNIQVSEYDGQKRNSIALLARKISERLSQKMTGEDCVKCVVEDEDEDRSPAGGLPLKPGKVTWGKSTAYLNEGYDGSTDGADGEQQSVD from the coding sequence ATGAAGGATCCCGGCCAGAGCAAAGCCTcagcccgctccgaggcgcccAGCATGGCTCTCCTCCAGCGCTTCGGGACCTGCCTGCCCTTCCTCCTGCTCGCCGTCACCTTTGACATCCTGGGCCTGGTTCTGCTGTTCGTCGGGATCTTCGGCGACCTGCGCATCGACGGCCTCTTCTACGGAGACTTCCTGATCTACTCGGGCTCCCTCGTCATCTTCACCAGCCTGGCCTGCTGGCTCATGTGGTACGTGGGCAACATCCAGGTGTCGGAGTACGACGGGCAGAAGAGGAACAGCATCGCGCTGCTGGCCAGGAAGATCTCGGAGAGGCTGAGCCAGAAGATGACGGGGGAGGACTGCGTGAAGTGCGTGGTGGAGGACGAGGACGAGGACCGCAGCCCTGCGGGGGGTCTTCCGCTGAAACCGGGCAAGGTGACGTGGGGCAAATCCACGGCGTACCTGAACGAGGGCTACGACGGCTCCACGGACGGCGCTGACGGGGAGCAGCAGTCCGTGGACTGA
- the LOC122821977 gene encoding phosphoinositide-interacting protein-like: protein MPGSPENIPLGECVHSQSQDRLTPPSHAASTVFSLSRSESLWTTEPPPKTCDVFWFPIHFMSTGGSFLACGIIISGLCFSGQCRPAAALLGPALLSIGLMVLVVGVVLIPITKENKKRSHMRRPLGSYKPPVLNL, encoded by the coding sequence ATGCCGGGCAGCCCAGAGAACATCCCCCTGGGGGAGTGCGTCCACTCCCAGTCCCAGGACCGGCTGACGCCGCCCAGCCACGCAGCCAGCACCGTCTTCTCTCTGTCCCGCAGCGAGTCTCTCTGGACCACGGAGCCGCCGCCCAAAACGTGCGACGTGTTCTGGTTCCCCATTCACTTCATGTCCACCGGGGGCAGCTTCCTGGCCTGCGGCATCATCATCAGCGGCCTGTGCTTCTCCGGTCAGTGCCGGCCGGCCGCCGCCCTGCTGGGGCCGGCCCTGCTGTCCATAGGGCTGATGGTGCTGGTGGTGGGGGTGGTGCTCATCCCCATCACCAAGGAGAACAAGAAGCGCTCCCACATGCGGAGGCCCCTCGGCTCCTACAAGCCCCCGGTCCTCAACCTGTGA